The proteins below come from a single Plantactinospora sp. KBS50 genomic window:
- a CDS encoding MalY/PatB family protein, with translation MVDGSRTAAPGPGVRAGGQTDPADPLSALTLDQLRRRTSVKWRRFPPDVLPLWVAEMDVPLAEPIVRALTDAIAMGDTGYPWGTRYADALAGFAAGHWDWRIDPDRTAIVPDVMLGVVEMLKLVTGDGDAVVLNPPVYPPFYQFVAHCGRRVVEAPLGADGRLDLAGLATAFRSATTGGHRAAYLLCSPHNPTGTVHTRDELSAVAQLADRYGVRVVADEIHAPLVPAGARFVPYLTVPGGDDGLALLSASKAWNLAGLKAALAVAGPAAAADLARLPEEVGHGPSHLGIIAHSAALSEGGRWLAGLLAGLDRNRRLLADLLAERLPAVGYRPPEGTYLAWLDCRGLDLGDDPAAVFLERGRVALNSGPEFGTGGAGHVRFNLATAPENIVEAVDRMAAVR, from the coding sequence ATGGTGGATGGAAGCAGGACGGCGGCGCCCGGACCGGGCGTACGGGCCGGCGGCCAGACCGATCCGGCGGACCCGCTGAGCGCACTCACCCTCGACCAGCTTCGTCGGCGCACAAGCGTCAAGTGGCGGCGGTTCCCGCCGGACGTACTCCCGCTCTGGGTCGCGGAGATGGACGTGCCGCTCGCCGAGCCGATCGTGCGGGCCTTGACCGACGCGATCGCGATGGGCGACACCGGCTATCCGTGGGGCACCCGGTACGCGGACGCGCTGGCCGGCTTCGCGGCCGGGCACTGGGACTGGCGGATCGACCCGGACCGGACGGCCATCGTGCCGGACGTGATGCTCGGTGTGGTCGAGATGCTCAAACTGGTCACCGGGGACGGCGACGCCGTGGTGCTGAACCCGCCGGTGTACCCGCCGTTCTACCAGTTCGTCGCGCACTGCGGCCGGCGGGTGGTGGAGGCGCCGCTGGGCGCCGACGGCCGGCTCGACCTGGCGGGTCTCGCCACGGCGTTCCGGTCCGCGACCACCGGCGGGCACCGCGCGGCGTACCTGCTGTGCAGCCCGCACAACCCGACCGGAACGGTGCACACCCGGGACGAGCTGTCCGCGGTGGCGCAGCTGGCCGACCGGTACGGGGTGCGCGTGGTGGCCGACGAGATCCACGCGCCGCTGGTGCCGGCGGGTGCACGGTTCGTGCCGTACCTGACGGTGCCCGGCGGCGACGACGGCCTGGCGCTGCTGTCCGCGTCGAAGGCGTGGAACCTGGCCGGGCTGAAGGCGGCGCTGGCGGTCGCCGGCCCGGCCGCCGCGGCCGACCTGGCCCGGCTGCCGGAGGAGGTCGGCCACGGGCCGAGCCACCTGGGGATCATCGCGCACAGCGCGGCGCTGTCCGAGGGCGGCCGATGGCTGGCCGGGCTGCTGGCCGGGCTGGACCGCAACCGGCGGCTGCTGGCGGACCTGCTCGCCGAGCGGCTGCCGGCGGTCGGCTACCGGCCGCCGGAGGGGACGTACCTGGCCTGGTTGGACTGCCGCGGGCTGGACCTGGGCGACGACCCGGCCGCGGTGTTCCTGGAGCGCGGTCGGGTGGCCCTCAACTCCGGTCCGGAGTTCGGTACGGGGGGCGCCGGGCACGTCCGGTTCAACCTGGCCACGGCGCCGGAGAACATCGTCGAGGCGGTCGACCGGATGGCCGCCGTACGCTGA
- a CDS encoding bifunctional 5,10-methylenetetrahydrofolate dehydrogenase/5,10-methenyltetrahydrofolate cyclohydrolase, which yields MTTPTDARLMAGTDLARDIVTAAAARAADLTAGTGVRPCLATVLVGDDPASQTYVRMKRNRSAQAGIDSRHVPLPAGIDTAELVRRIGELSADPAVHGILLQHPVPAGIDERAAFEAIDPAKDVDGVTMHSFGAMAFGRPGFASCTPGGILRLLEAYEVPLAGRRAVVIGRSPILGRPVGMLLLARDATVTYCHSRTTGLPGLVRDADIVVAAVGRPRFVAGDWVKPGAAVVDAGYHPGGVGDVDFAAARERAGLITPVPGGVGPMTIAVLLEQTVAAAEAQVSGRPGAVGAG from the coding sequence ATGACCACCCCGACCGACGCCCGGCTGATGGCCGGCACCGACCTCGCCCGAGACATCGTGACGGCCGCCGCCGCGCGGGCCGCCGACCTCACCGCCGGCACAGGGGTACGCCCCTGCCTGGCCACCGTGCTGGTCGGCGACGACCCGGCGTCGCAGACGTACGTCCGGATGAAGCGCAACCGGTCCGCGCAGGCGGGGATCGACTCGCGGCACGTGCCGCTGCCCGCCGGCATCGACACGGCGGAACTGGTACGGCGCATCGGTGAGCTGTCCGCCGACCCGGCGGTGCACGGCATCCTGCTGCAACATCCGGTGCCGGCCGGCATCGACGAGCGGGCCGCGTTCGAGGCCATCGACCCGGCCAAGGACGTCGACGGGGTGACCATGCACTCGTTCGGCGCCATGGCGTTCGGCCGGCCCGGCTTCGCCTCCTGCACCCCCGGCGGGATCCTCCGGCTGCTGGAGGCGTACGAGGTGCCGCTGGCCGGGCGGCGGGCCGTGGTGATCGGGCGCAGCCCGATCCTCGGCCGGCCGGTCGGGATGCTGCTGCTGGCCCGGGACGCCACGGTGACGTACTGCCACTCGCGCACGACCGGCCTGCCCGGCCTGGTCCGGGACGCCGACATCGTGGTGGCCGCGGTGGGCCGGCCGCGGTTCGTCGCCGGAGACTGGGTGAAGCCCGGGGCCGCCGTGGTGGACGCCGGCTACCACCCGGGCGGGGTGGGTGACGTGGACTTCGCGGCGGCCCGCGAACGCGCCGGACTGATCACTCCGGTACCGGGCGGGGTCGGGCCGATGACCATCGCCGTGCTGCTGGAGCAGACGGTGGCGGCGGCCGAGGCGCAGGTCTCAGGCCGCCCCGGTGCCGTCGGCGCCGGGTGA
- a CDS encoding C39 family peptidase produces MTTFTRILTHTTSPLLRKAALTTAGLAFTTGAIAGPLTLTTEAHATPTHTATQTDRNNNDRGHTNKELKLDYQPQPNFYYCGPAATRNALSADGHGISMDDLATEMGTTENGTNSAEDTTRALNKALGTDKYHTTALPNPTITPEQTTQLQHDIKTTIDDNRALVANIAGTTTDTNNTTHTYQGGHYIAIHGYRDNAQQIKIADSANPNVASYWITTTNLANWMATRGYSH; encoded by the coding sequence ATGACCACCTTCACCCGCATCCTCACCCACACCACCAGCCCCCTCCTCCGCAAGGCCGCCCTCACCACCGCCGGCCTCGCCTTCACCACCGGCGCCATCGCCGGCCCCCTCACCCTCACCACCGAAGCCCACGCCACCCCCACCCACACCGCCACACAAACCGACCGAAACAACAACGACCGCGGCCACACCAACAAGGAACTGAAACTGGACTACCAACCCCAACCCAACTTCTACTACTGCGGCCCCGCCGCCACCCGCAACGCCCTCTCCGCCGACGGCCACGGCATCTCCATGGACGACCTCGCCACCGAAATGGGCACCACCGAAAACGGCACCAACAGCGCCGAAGACACCACCCGCGCCCTCAACAAGGCCCTCGGCACCGACAAATACCACACCACCGCCCTACCCAACCCCACCATCACCCCCGAACAAACCACCCAACTCCAACACGACATCAAAACCACCATCGACGACAACCGCGCCCTCGTCGCCAACATCGCCGGCACCACCACCGACACCAACAACACCACCCACACCTACCAAGGCGGCCACTACATCGCCATCCACGGCTACCGCGACAACGCCCAACAAATCAAAATCGCCGACTCCGCCAACCCCAACGTCGCCAGCTACTGGATCACCACCACCAACCTCGCCAACTGGATGGCCACCCGCGGCTACAGCCACTAA
- a CDS encoding VOC family protein: MIHHVQLACPRGSEETLRRYYVGLLGLVEKPKPPALAARGGCWFVTPDRLDAAPAGQPDRAAPGARPGIELHLGVEDDFRPARKAHPGLLWPDLDALADRLVAAGYDVAWGNDEVPGLRRFHTHDPHGNRLEFLATG, translated from the coding sequence ATGATCCATCATGTCCAGCTTGCCTGTCCGCGGGGCTCCGAGGAGACGTTACGGCGCTACTACGTCGGACTGCTCGGCCTGGTGGAGAAGCCGAAGCCACCCGCCCTGGCGGCCCGCGGCGGCTGCTGGTTCGTCACGCCGGACCGGCTGGACGCCGCCCCGGCGGGGCAGCCGGACCGGGCCGCGCCCGGGGCGCGGCCCGGCATCGAGCTGCACCTCGGGGTCGAGGACGACTTCCGGCCGGCCCGCAAGGCCCACCCCGGACTGCTCTGGCCCGACCTGGACGCGCTGGCCGACCGGCTCGTGGCCGCCGGCTACGACGTGGCCTGGGGCAACGACGAGGTGCCCGGCCTGCGCCGCTTCCACACCCACGACCCGCACGGCAACCGCCTGGAGTTCCTCGCCACGGGCTGA
- a CDS encoding CHAT domain-containing protein: MLLERGRAAEAVELLRDRLAGLIGHLDPDERLPSGLTVLLRAAVRVGDRQLADEMAAAVVQLDDQLLPLRLAGASEQQARRLFGAYAERTATVLGHCLPPHPAGEAPSWLYELVLRRKGVLAERQGSAWLRARQGAGVDPGLLDAVRELRRQVAVLDIGGVEGASIQAARREREVVERRLEEAETELYRAVAMAGARAGTQPGPAAPVEVGRLRGALGPQTVLIDLSTMYRPDGTLRYVAFFVHGAGGTVRYRDLGATAEVNGRLHTLIDGLAVPGAAGQGLPELVGPDDPLAPRIMVSPTGVWGMLPMCLLPGPDGRPLIDGHVVSSVPSARSVMHRAGGADIAGGADGAGGVRRAGDAVVLGDPDFDLDFGEQISFFLRSSYPRLPHTGAEAVEVAGRLGVAPVLRQTATRGALLGVHRPRVLHIASHGIFLDAINSRIEAAEPRVSVIRNVGGTAVTQDEVWAGQVGPVGAVGQVGAAGPAAEHRRRVRWLHTIGPAAQLSRSALLLAGCNAWLAGVATAGAVGTGILPASEFALLDLAGTELVVLSACSTGVGAVDYADGSLLGLRGAALAAGAACCVSSLWAVDDAATAGMMSTFYAQLDEGRDPAAALRQAQLALRASHPDPHHWAGWVAEGLSAV; this comes from the coding sequence GTGCTGCTGGAGCGGGGTCGGGCCGCCGAGGCCGTCGAACTGCTCCGGGACCGGTTGGCCGGGCTCATCGGCCATCTCGACCCGGACGAGCGGCTGCCGTCCGGGCTCACCGTGCTGCTGCGCGCGGCGGTCCGGGTCGGCGACCGGCAACTCGCCGACGAGATGGCCGCGGCCGTGGTGCAACTCGACGACCAGCTTCTGCCGCTGCGCCTGGCCGGGGCGTCCGAGCAGCAGGCACGCCGGCTGTTCGGGGCGTACGCGGAACGGACCGCGACCGTCCTCGGCCACTGCCTGCCGCCGCACCCGGCGGGCGAGGCGCCGTCCTGGCTGTACGAGCTGGTCCTGCGCCGCAAGGGGGTGCTGGCCGAGCGGCAGGGATCGGCCTGGCTGCGCGCCCGGCAGGGTGCCGGCGTCGATCCCGGGCTGCTCGACGCGGTCCGTGAGCTGCGCCGGCAGGTCGCCGTGCTGGACATCGGCGGTGTCGAGGGGGCGTCCATCCAGGCCGCCCGGCGGGAGCGGGAGGTGGTGGAGCGCCGCCTTGAGGAGGCGGAGACCGAGCTGTACCGGGCCGTCGCCATGGCAGGTGCGCGGGCCGGTACGCAGCCCGGCCCGGCGGCGCCGGTCGAGGTGGGCCGGTTGCGCGGTGCGCTCGGCCCGCAGACCGTGCTGATCGACCTCAGCACCATGTACCGGCCGGACGGCACCCTGCGCTACGTCGCGTTCTTCGTGCACGGCGCCGGCGGCACGGTCCGCTACCGCGACCTTGGCGCCACCGCCGAGGTGAACGGGCGGCTGCACACCCTGATCGACGGTCTCGCCGTGCCCGGGGCGGCCGGCCAGGGGCTGCCGGAGCTCGTGGGACCGGACGACCCACTTGCGCCCCGGATCATGGTCTCGCCGACCGGCGTGTGGGGCATGCTGCCGATGTGCCTGCTGCCGGGGCCGGACGGGCGGCCGTTGATCGACGGACACGTCGTGTCCTCGGTCCCCAGCGCTCGCAGCGTCATGCACCGGGCCGGCGGCGCGGACATCGCCGGCGGTGCCGACGGTGCCGGCGGCGTCCGCCGGGCGGGCGACGCCGTGGTGCTCGGCGATCCCGACTTCGACCTCGACTTCGGTGAACAGATCTCGTTCTTCCTCCGCAGCTCCTATCCCCGGCTGCCGCACACCGGCGCGGAGGCGGTCGAGGTCGCCGGCCGGTTGGGCGTGGCGCCGGTGCTGCGCCAAACGGCCACCCGTGGCGCGCTGCTCGGCGTGCACCGCCCGCGGGTACTGCACATCGCCTCGCACGGCATCTTCCTGGACGCGATAAACAGCAGGATCGAGGCCGCCGAGCCGCGGGTGTCGGTGATCCGCAACGTGGGCGGGACGGCCGTCACGCAGGACGAGGTGTGGGCCGGGCAGGTCGGCCCGGTCGGCGCGGTCGGGCAGGTCGGCGCGGCCGGCCCGGCCGCGGAGCACCGCCGCCGCGTGCGGTGGTTGCACACGATCGGGCCGGCCGCCCAGCTGAGCCGTTCGGCGTTGCTGCTGGCCGGCTGCAACGCGTGGCTCGCGGGCGTCGCCACGGCCGGGGCGGTCGGCACCGGGATCCTGCCGGCCAGCGAGTTCGCGCTGCTCGACCTGGCCGGTACGGAGCTGGTGGTGCTGTCGGCCTGCTCCACCGGCGTGGGTGCGGTCGACTACGCCGACGGCAGCCTGCTCGGGTTGCGCGGCGCGGCGCTGGCCGCCGGTGCGGCATGCTGCGTGTCGAGCCTGTGGGCGGTCGACGACGCCGCCACGGCCGGCATGATGTCCACCTTCTACGCCCAGCTCGACGAGGGCCGCGACCCCGCCGCGGCGCTGCGGCAGGCGCAGCTGGCCTTGCGGGCCAGCCACCCCGATCCGCACCACTGGGCGGGCTGGGTGGCCGAGGGCCTCAGCGCGGTCTGA
- a CDS encoding DUF559 domain-containing protein has product MHLLWMQEEVISRRQALRHLSPKALRHRLATGRWQVVSRGVYLAHSGAMTRRQRWWHGVLAAGAGRPAVLAGPSALEQLGLRGYGTPGVHVLIAAGRRDFAPAPGVVVHRTRRLPDGDIHRMGLPPCTMPARSVVDAAQWAPDDNRARAIVAASFQQRLLSGEELAEALARMPRARRRRLILETASDARDGAGSIAESDFLRLCRRAGLPEPDRQVRRLDAAGRRRYLDVYFDEWKLQVEIDGGQHREVGHWWADMRRQNDLWISGLRVLRFPAWAVRERPAEVLAQVRAALTAAGWPG; this is encoded by the coding sequence GTGCACCTGTTGTGGATGCAGGAGGAAGTGATCAGCCGCCGGCAGGCCCTGCGTCATCTCAGCCCGAAGGCGCTGCGGCACCGACTTGCCACCGGACGATGGCAGGTGGTCTCGCGTGGGGTGTATCTGGCCCATTCGGGAGCGATGACCCGGCGACAGCGCTGGTGGCACGGTGTGCTCGCGGCCGGGGCGGGGCGGCCGGCGGTGCTGGCCGGACCGTCGGCGCTGGAGCAACTGGGACTGCGCGGCTACGGCACACCGGGCGTACACGTGTTGATCGCGGCCGGCCGCCGGGACTTTGCCCCGGCGCCGGGCGTTGTCGTCCACCGCACCCGTCGCCTGCCGGACGGGGACATTCACCGCATGGGTCTACCGCCGTGCACGATGCCGGCACGTTCGGTAGTGGACGCGGCGCAGTGGGCGCCGGACGACAACCGGGCGCGGGCGATCGTTGCCGCGAGTTTCCAGCAGCGCCTGCTGTCCGGGGAGGAACTGGCCGAGGCGCTGGCCCGGATGCCGCGGGCGCGCCGTCGTCGGTTGATCCTCGAAACGGCCTCCGACGCCCGCGACGGTGCAGGATCGATCGCGGAGTCGGACTTCCTGCGGCTGTGCCGGCGGGCGGGTCTGCCGGAGCCCGATCGGCAGGTCCGGCGACTCGATGCCGCCGGGCGCCGGCGCTATCTCGACGTGTACTTCGACGAATGGAAGCTCCAGGTGGAGATCGACGGCGGGCAGCATCGGGAGGTGGGCCACTGGTGGGCCGACATGCGCCGGCAGAACGACCTGTGGATCTCCGGGCTCCGGGTGCTGCGGTTCCCGGCGTGGGCGGTTCGGGAGCGGCCGGCCGAGGTGCTTGCCCAGGTTCGCGCTGCCCTCACCGCCGCTGGTTGGCCCGGCTGA
- a CDS encoding penicillin acylase family protein — protein MSRRTVAVFTALITATAVAVLPPTAPAGAAAATPPPDYCLDQCADIVPPGENGNATLVDILAHQTLGTRPAHSADQLKPYANLVSAYTGLTDEQIANFYNDASFGVPAGQVERSYSPRSDVTILRDKATGAPHVTGTTRAGTMFGAGYAGAEDRLWVMDLLRRVGRGQLTPFAGGAPGNRELEQSVWRNSPYTEADLQRQVDTLRTKGTRGQQLYTDVEQYVAGINAYIAHCMSARNCPGEYVLTGHLDAITNEGGPEQFKMTDLIATAGVVGGLFGGGGGGEVPSAIARVTARARYGATEGDRVWKAFREQNDPEAVTTVHNGQTFPYGDADDNAPGVALPDAGTTRPEPVVANPTGSAGSTAAVGPDTASRRGMSNAVVISAAHSASGHPIAVFGPQTGYFSPQLLMLQELQGPGISARGVAFAGLNMYVLLGRGQDYSWSATSASQDITDTYAVPLCNTDGSAPSLTSTGYRWHGQCLPMERLVRSNSWKPTLADGTPVGSYDLVSLRTRYGLVAYRGTVGGTPVAYTQLRSTYRHEADSAIGFQAFNDPAAMGTPADFQASAATVGYAFNWFYVNANDTAYFNSGDNPVRPAGANPNLPTRADPAYEWVGWDPDANTAQLAPAAQHPQAVNQDYFVSWNNKQAPGYGAADGNFSFGAVHRANLLDQRVRAATAAGKLGRSDVVRLVEEAALTDLRAENLLPELLRILDGQPGQAANVAALRSWLADGARRVETSPGSHTYAHADAIRLFDAAWPRLVEAAFAGGLGTDLYNALVGVIQVNESPSGGQGSGAGHSGAKHVGSAFQYGWWGYLDKDLRSVLGDPVSGGLGRTYCGGGDLAACRQALAGALDAAAAEPATVTYPGDGDCAAGDQWCADSIIQSPLGGITQDKISWQNRPTYQQVVSFPARRGDDITNLARGASVSANGTFLGFSAAAAVDGDRSTRWSSWWTDNQSFTVDLGSARTVGRVILRWETAYGKAYRIETSTDGQSWRQAFSTTTGNGGNDVITFPAASARYVRMVGVQRGTSYGYSLWEFEVYPR, from the coding sequence ATGTCCCGACGTACCGTCGCGGTTTTCACCGCCCTGATCACCGCGACGGCCGTCGCGGTGCTGCCGCCCACGGCGCCGGCCGGTGCCGCCGCCGCCACCCCACCGCCCGACTACTGCCTGGACCAGTGCGCCGACATCGTCCCCCCGGGCGAGAACGGCAACGCCACCCTGGTCGACATCCTCGCCCACCAGACTCTTGGCACCCGGCCGGCGCACTCTGCCGACCAGCTCAAGCCGTACGCCAATCTGGTCTCCGCCTACACCGGGCTGACCGACGAGCAGATCGCCAACTTCTACAACGACGCGTCCTTCGGCGTACCGGCCGGACAGGTCGAACGCAGCTACTCCCCCCGCAGCGACGTGACGATCCTCCGGGACAAGGCCACCGGCGCCCCGCACGTCACCGGCACGACCCGGGCCGGCACCATGTTCGGCGCCGGGTACGCCGGCGCCGAGGACCGGCTGTGGGTGATGGACCTGCTGCGCCGGGTCGGTCGGGGCCAGCTCACCCCGTTCGCCGGCGGCGCGCCGGGCAACCGGGAACTGGAACAGAGCGTCTGGCGCAACTCCCCGTACACCGAGGCGGACCTGCAACGCCAGGTGGACACGCTGCGCACCAAGGGCACCCGGGGCCAGCAGTTGTACACCGACGTCGAGCAGTACGTCGCCGGCATCAACGCCTACATCGCGCACTGCATGTCCGCGCGCAACTGCCCCGGCGAGTACGTCCTCACCGGCCACCTCGACGCGATCACCAACGAGGGCGGCCCCGAGCAGTTCAAGATGACCGACCTGATCGCCACGGCCGGCGTGGTCGGCGGCCTCTTCGGCGGCGGTGGCGGCGGCGAGGTCCCCTCGGCCATCGCCCGGGTCACCGCGCGGGCACGGTACGGCGCCACCGAGGGCGACCGGGTGTGGAAGGCGTTCCGCGAGCAGAACGACCCGGAGGCGGTCACCACCGTCCACAACGGGCAGACCTTCCCGTACGGCGACGCCGACGACAACGCCCCCGGGGTGGCGCTGCCGGATGCCGGCACCACCCGGCCGGAGCCGGTGGTGGCGAACCCGACGGGCTCCGCCGGTTCGACCGCGGCCGTCGGCCCGGACACCGCCAGCCGGCGCGGCATGTCGAACGCCGTGGTCATCTCGGCGGCGCACTCGGCCAGCGGCCACCCGATCGCGGTCTTCGGGCCGCAGACCGGCTACTTCTCCCCGCAGTTGCTGATGTTGCAGGAACTCCAGGGTCCCGGGATCAGCGCCCGCGGCGTGGCGTTCGCCGGCCTCAACATGTACGTGCTGCTGGGCCGGGGCCAGGACTACTCGTGGAGCGCCACCTCCGCCTCGCAGGACATCACCGACACGTACGCCGTACCGCTGTGCAACACCGACGGGTCGGCTCCGAGTCTGACCTCGACGGGTTACCGGTGGCACGGCCAGTGTCTGCCGATGGAGCGGCTGGTGCGCAGCAACTCCTGGAAGCCGACGCTCGCCGACGGCACCCCCGTCGGCTCGTACGACCTGGTCAGCCTCCGGACCCGGTACGGCCTGGTCGCCTACCGGGGCACCGTGGGCGGTACGCCGGTGGCGTACACCCAGTTGCGCTCGACGTACCGGCACGAGGCCGACTCGGCGATCGGGTTCCAGGCGTTCAACGACCCGGCCGCCATGGGCACCCCGGCGGACTTCCAGGCCAGCGCCGCCACCGTCGGGTACGCGTTCAACTGGTTCTACGTCAACGCCAACGACACCGCGTACTTCAACTCCGGCGACAACCCGGTCCGGCCGGCCGGCGCCAACCCGAACCTGCCGACCCGGGCGGACCCGGCGTACGAGTGGGTGGGCTGGGACCCGGACGCGAACACCGCGCAGCTCGCCCCGGCGGCCCAGCATCCGCAGGCGGTCAACCAGGACTACTTCGTGAGCTGGAACAACAAGCAGGCGCCGGGGTACGGCGCGGCCGACGGCAACTTCAGCTTCGGCGCGGTGCACCGGGCGAACCTGCTGGATCAGCGGGTACGCGCGGCCACCGCGGCCGGCAAGCTGGGCCGCTCCGACGTGGTACGCCTGGTCGAGGAGGCGGCGCTGACCGATCTGCGGGCCGAGAACCTGCTGCCCGAGTTGCTGCGGATCCTGGACGGGCAACCCGGCCAGGCGGCGAACGTGGCCGCGCTGCGGTCCTGGCTGGCCGACGGCGCCCGCCGGGTGGAGACCTCGCCGGGCTCGCACACGTACGCGCACGCCGACGCGATCCGGCTGTTCGACGCGGCCTGGCCGCGGCTGGTGGAGGCGGCGTTCGCCGGTGGCCTCGGCACCGACCTGTACAACGCGCTGGTCGGGGTGATCCAGGTCAACGAGTCGCCCAGCGGCGGCCAGGGCAGCGGGGCGGGCCACTCCGGCGCCAAGCACGTCGGCTCGGCGTTCCAGTACGGCTGGTGGGGCTACCTGGACAAGGACCTGCGGTCGGTGCTCGGTGACCCGGTCTCCGGCGGGCTGGGCCGGACGTACTGCGGTGGCGGCGACCTGGCCGCCTGCCGGCAGGCGCTGGCCGGCGCGTTGGACGCGGCGGCGGCCGAGCCGGCGACGGTGACCTATCCGGGTGACGGCGACTGCGCGGCCGGGGACCAGTGGTGCGCGGACAGCATCATCCAGTCTCCGCTGGGCGGCATCACCCAGGACAAGATCTCCTGGCAGAACCGGCCCACGTACCAGCAGGTGGTGTCGTTCCCGGCGCGCCGCGGCGACGACATCACGAACCTGGCCCGGGGCGCGTCGGTGAGCGCCAACGGCACGTTCCTCGGCTTCTCCGCCGCCGCCGCGGTGGACGGGGACCGCAGCACCCGGTGGAGCAGTTGGTGGACCGACAACCAGTCGTTCACGGTGGATCTCGGCTCGGCCCGCACGGTCGGCCGGGTGATCCTGCGCTGGGAGACCGCGTACGGCAAGGCGTACCGGATCGAGACCTCGACCGACGGGCAGAGCTGGCGCCAGGCGTTCAGCACCACGACCGGCAACGGCGGCAACGACGTGATCACGTTCCCCGCCGCGAGCGCCCGGTACGTCCGGATGGTCGGGGTGCAGCGCGGCACGTCGTACGGCTATTCGCTGTGGGAGTTCGAGGTGTACCCGCGCTGA